A genomic window from Cucumis melo cultivar AY chromosome 8, USDA_Cmelo_AY_1.0, whole genome shotgun sequence includes:
- the LOC127150709 gene encoding zinc finger BED domain-containing protein RICESLEEPER 2-like gives MYVNPLEDNVEGEGDSESSLMAASFTQENCRKMLARMVILDELPFKFVESEGFHQFCRALNPKFVIPSRVTVAKDCFQIILNFCQVANHKGDTLGRAIEKCLEGWGIDRLFTITVDNASSNDVTIAYLVKKFKGRNGLVLDGEFIHIRCCAHILNLIVSDALKDLHVSIIRIRNAVKYVRSSPARLQIFKDFAKEDKMSTKNCLTMDVPTRWNSTFTMLDGAIKCQKTFERLEEHDPSYLPKDDIPTTEDWDNEKVFVKFLKTFSEVTMKFSVSMSVTSNIFFHELCLIQEIIREYSSYENALLSQMTLSMQTKFNKYWGIITSEKTNLLLYVSVVLDPRYKLAYVNYCFNEFLEKYCAKI, from the exons ATGTATGTAAATCCATTGGAAGATAATGTTGAAGGAGagggagattctgaaagtaGTTTGATGGCTGCATCATTCACTCaagaaaattgtagaaaaatgCTTGCTAGGATGGTTATCTTGGATGAATTGCCATTTAAGTTCGTAGAAAGTGAAGGGTTTCACCAATTTTGTCGGGCATTAAATCCAAAGTTTGTGATTCCATCAAGAGTAACCGTTGCAAAagattgttttcaaat aattttgaacttttgtcaaGTAGCTAATCATAAAGGAGATACCCTAGGTAGAGCCATTGAAAAGTGCTTAGAAGGTTGGGGTATTGATAGGCTCTTTACTATAACGGTTGATAATGCGAGTTCAAATGATGTAACCATTGCGTACttggttaaaaagtttaaaggcAGAAATGGGTTGGTGCTGGATGGTGAATTTATTCACATTAGATGTTGTGCCcatattcttaatttaattgttagtgATGCCTTAAAAGATTTGCATGTGTCTATCATTCGAATCAGAAATGCTGTGAAGTATGTTAGGTCATCTCCTGCTAGATTGcaaatatttaaagattttgCTAAAGAAGATAAGATGTCAACAAAAAATTGTCTTACAATGGATGTTCCAACACGATGGAATTCTACTTTTACTATGTTGGATGGAGCAATTAAGTGTCAAAAGACTTTTGAAAGATTGGAGGAGCATGACCCTAGTTATTTGCCAAAGGATGATATTCCTACTACTGAAGATTGGGATAATGAAAAAGTGTTTGTAAAGTTCCTAAAGACTTTTTCAGAGGTAACAATGAAGTTTTCTGTATCTATGTCTGTgacttcaaacatattttttcatGAACTTTGTTTGATCCAAGAAATAATTCGTGAATACTCATCGTATGAGAATGCATTATTGAGTCAAATGACATTAAGCATGCAGACAAAATTCAACAAGTATTGGGGTATAATTACAAGTGAGAAGACCAATTTATTATTGTATGTTTCTGTAGTTCTTGACCCTAGGTACAAGCTAGCTTATgtgaattattgttttaatgaatttttggagaaatattGTGCAAAAATATGA
- the LOC127150480 gene encoding zinc finger BED domain-containing protein RICESLEEPER 4-like: protein MRMSKEKYSQTQSCIPIEGFGFQSQSEIPSISSSGFYKARATVHDRFKQSNKTCLDDAKTEVTRYLDEARIDCMGDEYLDLLTWWKVNSSRFKIISQVARDIHSIPISTVPSESAFSTGGRVLDSFRSSLTPQTAEALICAQNWIQFKPLDDMTEEIDGAKEIDEEFINIGKEMEAAFENLNNDSMSLEAQ, encoded by the exons ATGagaatgtcaaaagaaaaatattcacaaacaCAATCATGTATACCTATCGAAGGATTTGGCTTTCAAAGTCAAAGTGAAATACCTTCTATCTCATCTAGTGGATTTTATAAGGCACGTGCTACTGTTCATGATAGATTTAAACAAAGTAACAAAACATGTCTAGATGATGCTAAAACAGAGGTGACTCGTTATCTGGATGAGGCTCGTATAGATTGTATGGGCGATGAATATTTAGATTTGCTAACTTGGTGGAAGGTGAATTCCTCTCGATTTAAGATCATTAGCCAAGTAGCTAGGGACATCCACAGTATTCCTATATCAACTGTGCCTTCTGAGTCCGCCTTTAGCACTGGAGGACGGGTGTTAGATTCTTTTCGAAGTTCTTTAACTCCTCAAACTGCAGAGGCACTCATTTGTGCTCAGAATTGGATTCAGTTTAAACCTTTGGATGACATGACTGAAGAAATTGACGGGGCTAAAGAAATTGATGAAG AATTCATAAACATAGGAAAGGAGATGGAAGCTGCATTTGAGAATTTGAATAATGACTCTATG AGTCTTGAAGCTCAGTGA